A window of the Piliocolobus tephrosceles isolate RC106 unplaced genomic scaffold, ASM277652v3 unscaffolded_39361, whole genome shotgun sequence genome harbors these coding sequences:
- the LOC113223171 gene encoding interferon lambda-3-like, whose translation VRERPVALEAELALTLKVLEAAADADSALVDVLDQPLHTLHHILAQLRACIQPQPTAGPRPWGRLHHWLHRLQEAPKKESPGCLEASVTFNLFRLLTRDLKCVASGDLCV comes from the exons GTGAGGGAGCGCCCTGTGGCTTTGGAGGCTGAGCTGGCCCTGACGCTGAAGGTTCTGGAGGCCGCCGCTGACGCTGACTCGGCCCTGGTGGATGTCTTGGACCAGCCCCTTCACACCCTGCACCACATCCTAGCCCAGCTCCGGGCCTGT ATCCAGCCTCAGCCTACGGCAGGGCCCAGGCCCTGGGGCCGCCTCCACCACTGGCTACACCGGCTCCAGGAGGCCCCAAAAAAG GAGTCCCCTGGCTGCCTCGAGGCCTCTGTCACCTTCAACCTCTTCCGCCTCCTCACGCGGGACCTGAAATGTGTCGCCAGCGGGGACCTGTGTGTTTGA